One part of the Muntiacus reevesi chromosome 20, mMunRee1.1, whole genome shotgun sequence genome encodes these proteins:
- the LOC136151657 gene encoding small ribosomal subunit protein eS27-like: MDVKCPGCCKITTIFSHEQTVVLCVGCSTVLCQPTGGKARLTEGCSFRRKQH, encoded by the coding sequence ATGGATGTAAAATGCCCAGGATGCTGTAAAATCACTACCATCTTTAGCCATGAACAAACAGTAGTTTTGTGTGTTGGCTGCTCTACTGTCCTCTGCCAACCTACAGGAGGAAAAGCAAGGCTTACAGAAGGATGCTCTTTCAGACGGAAGCAGCACTAA